A window of Pedococcus aerophilus contains these coding sequences:
- a CDS encoding YihY/virulence factor BrkB family protein: MSVKARVRRELVRVPGAMSVARMTVETIRVCLKYRVTGLASEAGFFMLLSLPPLVLGLFGGVGYLGKWLGQSTVQQIIAGIQEWAERFLTPGLIQGTLLPTVQDVFTDGRFDLISVGFLLSVWSGSRALNVFVDTISIMYGQSGVRGIVRTRALSLTLYFLSLVVGVVVIPLVVIGPTWLRDLLPKETEFLAWLYWPVVTVLAVASIATLFHISTPRRTPWMRDVPGAVLTLVLWSLSSYVLRGTIAASLGGTSIYGPLSAPIALLIFLYALAIAVLIGAALNAAIRMLWPVEERESLRAQLVTWVKKRLAERKAGPSAPGSLRPAPVPAAAAASGGVAGLLAAQEASTRNGAVHAGVSTRHTSSDEGRLSTAEAELAGSLEGLKEEARKPLTPVPDDTDDTQFGEEAPDPISFLRTRSG, translated from the coding sequence GTGAGTGTGAAGGCGCGGGTCCGACGCGAGCTGGTGCGCGTGCCCGGAGCCATGTCCGTGGCCCGGATGACGGTGGAGACGATCAGGGTCTGCCTGAAGTACCGGGTGACCGGTTTGGCGTCCGAGGCAGGCTTCTTCATGCTGCTCTCGCTGCCGCCGTTGGTGCTGGGGCTCTTCGGTGGCGTCGGCTACCTCGGCAAGTGGCTGGGGCAGAGCACCGTGCAGCAGATCATCGCCGGCATCCAGGAGTGGGCAGAGCGGTTCCTCACCCCTGGGCTGATCCAGGGCACGCTGCTACCGACGGTGCAGGACGTGTTCACCGACGGCCGGTTCGACCTCATCTCGGTCGGCTTCCTGCTGTCGGTCTGGTCCGGCTCGCGCGCGCTCAACGTCTTCGTCGACACCATCTCGATCATGTACGGGCAGTCGGGGGTGCGCGGCATCGTCCGGACCCGCGCCCTGTCGCTGACGCTGTACTTCCTCTCCCTCGTGGTCGGCGTCGTCGTCATCCCGCTGGTCGTGATCGGACCGACCTGGCTGCGTGACCTGCTGCCGAAGGAGACCGAGTTCCTCGCCTGGCTCTACTGGCCGGTCGTGACCGTCCTGGCCGTGGCGAGCATCGCGACGCTGTTCCACATCTCCACCCCGCGGCGCACCCCGTGGATGCGCGACGTGCCCGGGGCGGTGCTGACGCTCGTCCTGTGGTCGCTGTCGTCGTACGTGCTGCGCGGCACCATCGCGGCCTCGCTGGGTGGGACGTCGATCTACGGGCCGTTGTCGGCGCCGATCGCCCTGTTGATCTTCCTCTACGCCCTGGCCATCGCCGTCCTCATCGGGGCCGCCCTGAACGCCGCCATCCGGATGCTGTGGCCGGTCGAGGAGCGCGAGTCGCTGCGCGCCCAGCTCGTCACGTGGGTGAAGAAGCGGCTGGCCGAGCGCAAGGCTGGTCCCTCCGCGCCGGGTTCGTTGCGTCCTGCGCCCGTCCCGGCTGCTGCTGCGGCCTCCGGGGGCGTCGCCGGGCTGCTGGCTGCTCAGGAGGCCAGCACGCGGAACGGAGCGGTCCACGCAGGGGTGAGCACGCGCCATACGAGCTCCGACGAGGGCCGGTTGAGCACGGCTGAGGCGGAGCTGGCGGGGTCGTTGGAGGGTCTGAAGGAGGAGGCGCGCAAGCCGCTGACCCCCGTGCCCGACGACACGGACGACACCCAATTTGGAGAGGAAGCGCCTGATCCGATAAGTTTTCTACGCACGCGCAGCGGGTAG
- a CDS encoding acyl-CoA dehydrogenase family protein, with amino-acid sequence MPTHAVTNQVPPLPDYNALTANPALSEAVRRWADDAAHDEVEQLGAHSGSAQARVWAEQANTHHPVLRTHSPTGERLDEVDFHPAWHALMDVAVSGGLTAEPWTQPGGRGAHVRRAAGFTTWSEVEQGHLCPVSMTYAAAPALAANPALAARWVPQLASRSYDSGLRPLDAKSGAIAGMGMTEKQGGSDVRANTTRAVLTKDGPVAGGDTYRLTGHKWFCSAPMSDAFLVLAQTEAGIGCFLVPRVLDDGERNPFALQRLKDKLGNRSNASSEVELEGTWGVRVGDEGRGIRTILDMVAATRLDCILGSSATMRAALLRAVHHARHRRAFGDLLVDQPLMQNVLADLALESEAATTLALRLAHAVDEGDTAFSRLGVALGKYWVCKRTPVMVAEALECLGGNGYVEENGLARLYREAPLNSIWEGSGNVNALDVLRAASREPASVEAYLDEVRRARGHHPALDQAIAALPDVLARASDPDAQASARTLVERLALTLQAALLAQHAPAVVADAFIASRLGGDHGVTFGTLDAGLSSTAAVGLVERAFAT; translated from the coding sequence GTGCCCACCCACGCCGTCACCAACCAGGTCCCGCCCCTCCCGGACTACAACGCGCTGACCGCCAATCCCGCGCTCTCCGAGGCTGTTCGACGCTGGGCCGATGACGCGGCACACGACGAGGTGGAGCAGCTGGGAGCGCACTCGGGGTCGGCGCAGGCGCGCGTCTGGGCCGAGCAGGCGAACACCCACCACCCCGTCCTGCGCACCCACTCCCCCACCGGCGAACGCCTCGACGAGGTCGACTTCCACCCGGCGTGGCACGCGCTCATGGACGTCGCCGTCAGCGGCGGACTCACGGCCGAGCCGTGGACGCAGCCCGGGGGACGCGGGGCGCACGTGCGTCGCGCGGCCGGGTTCACGACGTGGTCCGAGGTCGAGCAGGGACACCTGTGCCCCGTCTCCATGACGTATGCCGCCGCGCCGGCCCTCGCGGCGAACCCCGCCCTCGCGGCGCGCTGGGTCCCCCAGCTCGCCTCGCGCAGCTACGACTCCGGGCTCCGTCCGCTCGACGCCAAGTCCGGGGCGATCGCGGGCATGGGCATGACGGAGAAGCAGGGCGGCTCGGACGTCCGCGCCAACACCACCCGGGCGGTCCTCACCAAGGACGGTCCCGTCGCAGGCGGGGACACGTACCGCCTGACCGGTCACAAGTGGTTCTGCTCGGCACCGATGAGTGACGCGTTCCTCGTGCTGGCCCAGACCGAGGCCGGCATCGGGTGCTTCCTCGTGCCACGGGTCCTCGACGACGGCGAGCGGAATCCCTTTGCGCTGCAGCGCCTCAAGGACAAGCTGGGCAACCGTTCCAACGCGTCGTCCGAGGTCGAGCTCGAGGGCACGTGGGGCGTGCGCGTCGGCGACGAGGGCCGCGGCATCCGCACGATCCTCGACATGGTCGCCGCGACCCGGCTCGACTGCATCCTCGGCTCGTCGGCCACGATGCGGGCGGCCCTGCTCCGTGCCGTCCACCACGCACGGCACCGCCGCGCCTTCGGCGACCTGCTCGTCGACCAGCCGCTCATGCAGAACGTCCTCGCGGACCTGGCGCTGGAGTCCGAGGCTGCGACGACGCTCGCGCTGCGGCTCGCGCACGCGGTCGACGAGGGCGACACGGCCTTCTCCCGGCTCGGCGTGGCGCTCGGCAAGTACTGGGTCTGCAAGCGGACGCCGGTGATGGTGGCCGAGGCCCTGGAGTGCCTGGGCGGCAACGGGTACGTCGAGGAGAACGGCCTTGCCCGGCTGTACCGCGAGGCGCCGCTCAACTCGATCTGGGAAGGCTCGGGAAACGTCAACGCCCTCGACGTCCTGCGGGCCGCCAGCCGTGAACCCGCATCGGTCGAGGCCTACCTCGACGAGGTCCGCCGCGCCCGCGGTCACCATCCGGCACTGGACCAGGCGATCGCCGCGCTGCCGGACGTCCTGGCCCGGGCCTCTGACCCGGACGCGCAGGCGAGTGCCCGCACGTTGGTCGAGCGGCTCGCCCTCACGCTGCAGGCCGCCCTGCTGGCCCAGCACGCCCCGGCGGTCGTCGCGGACGCCTTCATCGCCAGCCGTCTCGGTGGTGACCACGGCGTGACGTTCGGGACGCTCGACGCGGGCCTCAGCTCGACAGCAGCGGTGGGCCTGGTCGAGCGGGCGTTCGCCACTTGA
- a CDS encoding VOC family protein, whose amino-acid sequence MLSDSKAFSGFSADDIEAARAFYGGVLGLEVSEQMGILTLHLGGGHRATIYPKPDHVPAGFTVLNFPVADIEAAVGALTDAGVQFEKYEGTPMATDDNGIFRGGGPLIAWFTDPAGNVLSVIQD is encoded by the coding sequence ATGCTCAGCGACTCGAAGGCATTCAGCGGATTCTCGGCCGACGACATCGAGGCGGCGCGTGCCTTCTACGGCGGCGTCCTCGGTCTCGAGGTGAGCGAGCAGATGGGCATCCTCACGCTGCACCTCGGCGGTGGACACCGCGCGACCATCTACCCGAAGCCCGACCACGTGCCCGCAGGCTTCACCGTCCTGAACTTCCCCGTCGCCGACATCGAGGCGGCCGTCGGCGCTCTCACCGACGCCGGCGTGCAGTTCGAGAAGTACGAGGGGACGCCGATGGCGACCGACGACAACGGGATCTTCCGCGGTGGCGGCCCGCTGATCGCGTGGTTCACCGACCCGGCCGGCAACGTCCTCTCGGTGATCCAGGACTAG